In Curtobacterium sp. MCPF17_002, one genomic interval encodes:
- the pyrH gene encoding UMP kinase, producing the protein MTNEKTGRRRVLLKLSGEAFGAGSLGVNPDVISAIAKEIAVAAQEVEVAIVVGGGNFFRGAELSQRGMDRGRADYMGMLGTVMNALALQDFLEQAGAATRVQSAISMTQVAEPYIPRRAERHLEKGRIVIFGAGAGLPYFSTDTVAAQRALEIDAHEVLVAKNGVDGVYTADPKKDATAEKLHHVTYQDALLKGLKVVDATAFSLCMDNGMPMHVFGMEGEGNVAAAIRGERIGTVVSN; encoded by the coding sequence ATGACGAACGAGAAGACCGGACGCCGCCGAGTTCTGCTGAAGCTGTCGGGGGAGGCGTTCGGTGCTGGTTCGCTCGGGGTGAACCCGGACGTCATCAGCGCCATCGCGAAGGAGATCGCCGTCGCGGCGCAGGAGGTCGAGGTCGCGATCGTCGTCGGCGGCGGCAACTTCTTCCGCGGCGCCGAGCTCTCGCAGCGCGGGATGGACCGAGGTCGCGCGGACTACATGGGCATGCTCGGCACGGTGATGAACGCCCTCGCCCTGCAGGACTTCCTCGAGCAGGCCGGTGCCGCCACGCGCGTGCAGTCGGCGATCAGCATGACCCAGGTCGCAGAGCCGTACATCCCGCGGCGCGCCGAGCGGCACCTCGAGAAGGGCCGCATCGTGATCTTCGGCGCGGGTGCCGGGCTGCCGTACTTCTCCACCGACACGGTCGCTGCGCAGCGTGCGCTCGAGATCGACGCGCACGAGGTCCTCGTCGCGAAGAACGGCGTCGACGGCGTCTACACCGCCGACCCCAAGAAGGACGCCACCGCCGAGAAGCTGCACCACGTCACCTACCAGGACGCGCTCCTCAAGGGCCTCAAGGTGGTCGACGCGACCGCGTTCTCGCTCTGCATGGACAACGGCATGCCGATGCACGTGTTCGGCATGGAGGGCGAGGGCAACGTCGCAGCGGCGATCCGGGGCGAACGCATCGGCACCGTGGTCAGCAACTGA
- a CDS encoding DivIVA domain-containing protein: MATTFPNADRSALGYDVDEVERFLEDARRAYTANDSAPGIEAAKIRATAFSMRKGGYSTAHVDAALERLEDAFAAREREREMADVGQKAWYAEARSKASDVVDRLERPDGQRFSRVSFLGTGYHPKDVDAFAKRLGGYFREGKPLSLTEVRSIVFRPKHGGYREAQVDALLDAVVEVMLAVR; this comes from the coding sequence GTGGCCACCACCTTCCCGAACGCAGACCGCTCCGCCCTCGGATACGACGTCGACGAGGTCGAGCGCTTCCTCGAGGACGCTCGTCGCGCCTACACGGCGAACGACAGCGCTCCCGGGATCGAGGCGGCGAAGATCCGCGCGACCGCGTTCTCGATGCGGAAGGGCGGGTACTCGACCGCGCACGTCGACGCGGCCCTCGAGCGGCTCGAGGACGCCTTCGCCGCCCGTGAGCGCGAGCGGGAGATGGCGGACGTCGGGCAGAAGGCCTGGTACGCCGAGGCGCGCTCGAAGGCCTCCGACGTGGTCGACCGACTGGAGCGGCCCGACGGGCAGCGGTTCAGCCGGGTCAGCTTCCTCGGCACCGGCTACCACCCGAAGGACGTCGACGCGTTCGCCAAGCGTCTCGGCGGCTACTTCCGTGAGGGCAAGCCGCTGAGCCTCACCGAGGTGCGCTCGATCGTCTTCCGGCCGAAGCACGGTGGGTACCGCGAAGCCCAGGTCGACGCCCTGCTCGACGCCGTCGTCGAGGTCATGCTCGCTGTCCGGTGA
- a CDS encoding phosphatidate cytidylyltransferase has product MPRPDQGGDDRPTAQKRSAKGLRQDFDARARAARTDFEAQLRQRKADFGARNEALTARTGRNLPAAIGIALAFAVVMLGSLLIWTPSFMVVAAFLLGVGVYELASAMRFAGRDVPRIPSVAVAVAIVPAAFLGGQIPALFTLLGGIVLISLWRLVEVAFTNPKPPAGNVFRDLTNGLFVQAYITLLGACVVLLSAQRDGQLWVIAFILVVVAVDTGAYATGLNLGKHPMAPRISPKKTWEGFAGSVAASIVVGIIVSWLMLGLPWWAGIILGVLISGSATLGDLTESMIKRDLGIKDISSFLPGHGGLLDRIDSILPSSAVAYVLYLVINH; this is encoded by the coding sequence ATGCCCCGTCCAGACCAGGGCGGCGATGACCGCCCCACAGCACAGAAGCGTTCCGCGAAGGGGCTGCGCCAGGACTTCGATGCGCGGGCACGAGCTGCCCGCACGGACTTCGAGGCGCAGCTCCGGCAACGGAAGGCCGACTTCGGCGCGCGCAACGAGGCACTGACCGCACGGACCGGGCGCAACCTGCCCGCGGCGATCGGCATCGCGCTGGCGTTCGCCGTCGTCATGCTCGGGTCGTTGCTCATCTGGACGCCGTCGTTCATGGTCGTCGCGGCGTTCCTGCTCGGCGTCGGTGTGTACGAGCTCGCGAGCGCCATGCGCTTCGCGGGGCGCGACGTGCCGCGGATCCCGAGCGTGGCGGTGGCGGTGGCGATCGTGCCGGCCGCGTTCCTCGGCGGCCAGATCCCGGCGCTCTTCACCCTGCTCGGCGGCATCGTCCTCATCAGCCTCTGGCGGTTGGTCGAGGTCGCGTTCACGAACCCGAAGCCGCCGGCGGGCAACGTCTTCCGCGACCTGACGAACGGGCTCTTCGTCCAGGCGTACATCACGTTGCTCGGCGCCTGCGTGGTGCTGCTGTCGGCGCAGCGGGACGGTCAGCTGTGGGTGATCGCGTTCATCCTGGTGGTGGTGGCGGTCGACACCGGTGCGTACGCGACGGGGCTCAACCTCGGCAAGCACCCGATGGCGCCGCGGATCAGCCCGAAGAAGACGTGGGAGGGCTTCGCCGGCTCGGTCGCGGCGAGCATCGTCGTCGGGATCATCGTGTCGTGGCTCATGCTCGGGCTGCCGTGGTGGGCGGGCATCATCCTCGGCGTGCTCATCTCCGGCTCGGCGACGCTCGGCGACCTGACCGAGTCGATGATCAAGCGGGACCTCGGCATCAAGGACATCTCGTCGTTCCTGCCGGGTCACGGTGGGCTGCTCGACCGGATCGACAGCATCCTGCCGTCGTCCGCGGTGGCGTACGTGCTCTACCTCGTCATCAACCACTGA
- the frr gene encoding ribosome recycling factor: MISDVLTEATEKMAKAVEVAKDDFSTVRTGRINAALFQKIPVEYYGTPTPLAQLASLQTPEARTLIVTPYDKSALKEIERAIATFPNLGASPSNDGEIVRVTIPELTKDRRKEFVKLVRSKGEDHKVVIRNIRRRAKDDLDALKGEISDDEISRGDKDLEGLTKKHVDQIDDALKKKEAELLEV, encoded by the coding sequence GTGATCAGTGATGTCCTGACCGAAGCCACCGAGAAGATGGCGAAGGCCGTGGAGGTCGCCAAGGACGACTTCTCGACCGTCCGAACCGGCCGGATCAACGCCGCGCTCTTCCAGAAGATCCCGGTCGAGTACTACGGCACGCCGACGCCGCTGGCGCAGCTCGCGTCGCTGCAGACGCCCGAGGCCCGCACGCTCATCGTGACGCCGTACGACAAGTCGGCGCTCAAGGAGATCGAGCGCGCGATCGCGACGTTCCCGAACCTCGGCGCCAGCCCGTCGAACGACGGCGAGATCGTGCGCGTCACGATCCCCGAGCTCACGAAGGACCGCCGCAAGGAGTTCGTGAAGCTCGTGCGCAGCAAGGGTGAGGACCACAAGGTCGTCATCCGCAACATCCGCCGCCGGGCGAAGGACGACCTCGACGCGCTGAAGGGTGAGATCTCCGACGACGAGATCTCGCGTGGCGACAAGGACCTCGAGGGCCTGACGAAGAAGCACGTCGATCAGATCGACGACGCGCTGAAGAAGAAGGAAGCCGAACTCCTCGAGGTCTGA
- a CDS encoding lytic transglycosylase domain-containing protein yields the protein MRKRATIPALSFFAVFGFVGGSLFNPMQPDVAQAAVSAPVLVKAPAAPQDYTAHGTYAAFDVTRDAYGVTVPKPKVVAKPKVETDTDTDTATASAAQPVTASNSLAATAATPDPGSAQAIAQQLVTARGWGTDQYNCLVSLWNKESGWRVNAYNPSGAYGIPQALPGSKMASAGADWQTNPATQITWGLNYISGVYGTPCGAWGHSQSFNWY from the coding sequence ATGCGGAAGCGCGCGACGATCCCGGCGCTGTCCTTCTTCGCCGTCTTCGGTTTCGTCGGCGGTTCGCTCTTCAACCCGATGCAGCCCGATGTCGCGCAGGCGGCGGTCTCCGCGCCCGTGCTCGTGAAGGCACCGGCTGCTCCGCAGGACTACACCGCGCACGGCACCTACGCGGCGTTCGACGTCACGCGCGACGCCTACGGGGTCACCGTGCCGAAGCCGAAGGTCGTCGCGAAGCCCAAGGTCGAGACCGACACGGACACCGACACCGCCACGGCGTCGGCCGCCCAGCCGGTCACCGCGTCGAACAGCCTGGCCGCCACCGCCGCGACGCCCGACCCGGGCAGCGCGCAGGCGATCGCGCAGCAGCTCGTCACCGCCCGCGGCTGGGGCACCGACCAGTACAACTGCCTCGTCTCCCTGTGGAACAAGGAGTCCGGCTGGCGCGTCAACGCGTACAACCCCAGCGGCGCCTACGGCATTCCGCAGGCCCTGCCCGGCAGCAAGATGGCCTCGGCCGGCGCCGACTGGCAGACGAACCCGGCGACGCAGATCACCTGGGGTCTCAACTACATCTCGGGTGTCTACGGCACGCCGTGCGGCGCATGGGGACACAGCCAGTCCTTCAACTGGTACTGA
- the rpsB gene encoding 30S ribosomal protein S2, whose translation MAVVTIRQLLDSGVHFGHQTRRWNPKVKRFILAERSGIHIIDLQQSLAFIDRAYDFVKETVAHGGTILFVGTKKQAQGSIAEQATRVGQPYVNQRWLGGLLTNFQTVSKRLARMKELEEIDFDDTTKGFTKKELLIKKRELDKLHKTLGGIRNLTRTPSALWIVDTKKEHLAVDEAQKLGIPIIGILDTNCDPDEITYPIPGNDDAIRSVGLLTRIVADAAAEGLKTRHNGGDDEAAAEPLAEWEQELLGGESAPAESATPSADAAPEGSTVEENDADAQVAAKEIGEPIADDAKNAEPTAEAEAAAETTPAE comes from the coding sequence ATGGCCGTCGTCACCATCCGCCAGCTGCTCGACAGCGGCGTTCACTTCGGACACCAGACCCGTCGGTGGAACCCGAAGGTGAAGCGATTCATCCTCGCCGAGCGCTCCGGCATCCACATCATCGACCTGCAGCAGTCGCTGGCCTTCATCGACCGCGCGTACGACTTCGTCAAGGAGACGGTCGCGCACGGTGGGACCATCCTCTTCGTGGGCACCAAGAAGCAGGCGCAGGGCTCCATCGCCGAGCAGGCGACCCGCGTCGGCCAGCCGTACGTCAACCAGCGTTGGCTCGGCGGTCTGCTCACGAACTTCCAGACGGTCTCCAAGCGCCTCGCGCGCATGAAGGAGCTCGAGGAGATCGACTTCGACGACACGACGAAGGGCTTCACCAAGAAGGAGCTCCTCATCAAGAAGCGCGAGCTGGACAAGCTCCACAAGACCCTCGGTGGTATCCGCAACCTCACGCGGACCCCGAGCGCGCTCTGGATCGTCGACACGAAGAAGGAGCACCTCGCCGTCGACGAGGCGCAGAAGCTCGGGATCCCGATCATCGGCATCCTCGACACCAACTGCGACCCGGACGAGATCACGTACCCGATCCCGGGCAACGACGACGCGATCCGCTCCGTCGGTCTCCTCACCCGCATCGTCGCCGACGCCGCGGCCGAGGGCCTGAAGACCCGTCACAACGGTGGCGACGACGAGGCGGCCGCCGAGCCGCTCGCCGAGTGGGAGCAGGAGCTCCTCGGTGGCGAGTCCGCTCCGGCCGAGTCCGCGACGCCGTCCGCCGATGCCGCTCCTGAGGGCAGCACCGTCGAGGAGAACGACGCTGACGCGCAGGTCGCCGCGAAGGAGATCGGCGAGCCGATCGCCGACGACGCGAAGAACGCCGAGCCCACGGCCGAGGCCGAGGCCGCAGCGGAGACCACCCCCGCCGAGTGA
- the tsf gene encoding translation elongation factor Ts, with amino-acid sequence MANYSLADVKKLREDLGAGMMDAKNALVEADGDYDRAVELLRIKGAKAVAKRDDRATSEGVVVATTENGAATVVELASETDFVAKNERFTSLADKVVAAVAAVGAADVAAGNAAPLDGKTVAEVIDENAAALGEKLELRTVTRVEGDEFEVYLHKTSQDLPPQIAVVIAYLGSDAAEARSIAQHVAFANPTYLNRGEVPAEAIEKERATVEAITREEGKPEAALPKIVEGRLNAFIKQVSLLDQDYAKDNKISVAKAAENAGITIQGFARVKVGA; translated from the coding sequence ATGGCCAACTACAGCCTTGCTGACGTGAAGAAGCTCCGTGAGGACCTCGGGGCCGGCATGATGGACGCCAAGAACGCCCTCGTCGAGGCCGATGGTGACTACGACCGGGCCGTCGAGCTGCTCCGCATCAAGGGTGCGAAGGCCGTCGCCAAGCGCGACGACCGTGCCACCTCCGAAGGTGTCGTCGTCGCGACCACCGAGAACGGCGCCGCCACGGTCGTCGAGCTCGCGAGCGAGACCGACTTCGTCGCGAAGAACGAGCGGTTCACCTCGCTCGCCGACAAGGTCGTCGCCGCGGTCGCCGCCGTCGGTGCCGCTGACGTCGCAGCCGGCAACGCCGCGCCGCTCGACGGCAAGACCGTCGCCGAGGTCATCGACGAGAACGCCGCCGCGCTCGGTGAGAAGCTCGAGCTCCGCACGGTCACCCGTGTCGAGGGCGACGAGTTCGAGGTCTACCTGCACAAGACCAGCCAGGACCTCCCGCCGCAGATCGCCGTCGTCATCGCCTACTTGGGCTCGGACGCCGCCGAGGCGCGCTCGATCGCGCAGCACGTCGCGTTCGCCAACCCGACGTACCTCAACCGCGGCGAGGTCCCGGCCGAGGCGATCGAGAAGGAGCGCGCGACCGTCGAGGCGATCACGCGCGAGGAGGGCAAGCCGGAGGCCGCCCTGCCGAAGATCGTCGAGGGTCGTCTCAACGCCTTCATCAAGCAGGTGTCGCTGCTCGACCAGGACTACGCGAAGGACAACAAGATCTCCGTCGCGAAGGCCGCCGAGAACGCCGGCATCACGATCCAGGGCTTCGCCCGCGTCAAGGTCGGCGCGTAA
- a CDS encoding sugar porter family MFS transporter — MSNATTQHGEDRAFKGKVTLFAIAAAVGGFLFGFDSSVINGAVDAIKDEFSLSEAASGFAVASALIGCAFGAYFAGRLADRWGRTRVMFWAAVLFLVSSIGSGFAFATWDFVLWRLVGGLGIGTASVIAPAYISEVSPKAIRGRLASFQQLAITLGIFAALLSDQFFAVTAGSASAEVFGLPAWRWMFLVGVIPSVVYGILAITLPESPRYLLTKGRTDDAREVMTKIVPRDTVNTSLEEIQDGIKKEANEKKGSIRGNRFGLQPIVWVGIILAVLQQFVGINVIFYYSTTLWQAVGFKESDSFLISTITSIVNVAVTFIAIFLVDKVGRKPLLVAGSAGMFISLTMVAIAFSQSTIVDGAPSLPGSWGVIALVFANLFVVSFGATWGPLMWVLLGEMFPNRIRATALGIGSAANWIANFIVTISFPVLSGFNLTVTYGIYALFALLSLFFVIAKIPETKGRSLEEMGISAEGDTVSAKA; from the coding sequence GTGTCGAACGCGACCACGCAGCACGGCGAAGACCGTGCCTTCAAGGGGAAGGTCACGCTGTTCGCCATCGCGGCGGCCGTCGGCGGCTTCCTCTTCGGATTCGACTCATCCGTCATCAACGGCGCGGTCGACGCCATCAAGGACGAGTTCTCCTTGTCCGAGGCCGCGAGCGGCTTCGCGGTCGCCTCGGCCCTCATCGGCTGCGCGTTCGGCGCCTACTTCGCCGGTCGCCTGGCCGACCGCTGGGGTCGCACCCGGGTGATGTTCTGGGCGGCCGTGCTGTTCCTGGTCTCCTCGATCGGGTCCGGCTTCGCGTTCGCCACGTGGGACTTCGTCCTGTGGCGCCTCGTCGGCGGTCTCGGGATCGGCACCGCGTCGGTCATCGCGCCGGCGTACATCTCCGAGGTCTCCCCGAAGGCGATCCGTGGGCGTCTGGCCTCGTTCCAGCAGCTCGCGATCACGCTCGGTATCTTCGCCGCGCTGCTCTCCGACCAGTTCTTCGCCGTCACCGCGGGCAGCGCCTCGGCCGAGGTCTTCGGACTGCCGGCCTGGCGCTGGATGTTCCTGGTCGGGGTGATCCCGTCGGTCGTCTACGGCATCCTGGCGATCACGCTGCCCGAGTCGCCGCGCTACCTGCTCACGAAGGGCCGAACGGACGACGCGCGTGAGGTGATGACGAAGATCGTCCCCCGCGACACGGTGAACACCAGCCTCGAGGAGATCCAGGACGGCATCAAGAAGGAGGCCAACGAGAAGAAGGGCTCCATCCGGGGCAACCGCTTCGGTCTCCAGCCCATCGTCTGGGTCGGCATCATCCTGGCGGTGCTGCAGCAGTTCGTCGGCATCAACGTGATCTTCTACTACTCGACGACGCTCTGGCAGGCCGTCGGGTTCAAGGAGAGCGACTCGTTCCTCATCTCGACGATCACCTCGATCGTCAACGTGGCGGTCACCTTCATCGCGATCTTCCTCGTCGACAAGGTCGGCCGGAAGCCGCTCCTCGTCGCGGGTTCGGCGGGCATGTTCATCTCGCTGACCATGGTCGCGATCGCGTTCTCGCAGTCGACGATCGTGGACGGCGCTCCGAGCCTGCCCGGCTCGTGGGGCGTCATCGCGCTCGTCTTCGCGAACCTCTTCGTCGTCTCGTTCGGCGCGACGTGGGGTCCGCTCATGTGGGTGCTGCTCGGCGAGATGTTCCCGAACCGCATCCGCGCGACCGCGCTGGGCATCGGCTCGGCGGCGAACTGGATCGCGAACTTCATCGTCACGATCTCGTTCCCGGTGCTGTCCGGCTTCAACCTCACCGTGACGTACGGCATCTACGCCCTGTTCGCCCTGCTCTCCCTCTTCTTCGTCATCGCGAAGATCCCGGAGACGAAGGGCCGCTCCCTCGAGGAGATGGGCATCTCGGCCGAGGGGGACACGGTCAGCGCCAAGGCCTGA
- a CDS encoding tetratricopeptide repeat protein, with protein MTNVPPTPSGLRGAVDLSSLVDRAQRPQQPSTAGPAGVPAGAGPGTPGTPGVPGGETGADLTVPSLVLDVTDQTFQDVLQLSSIVPVIVDIWAEWCGPCKQLSPILEQLTAEYDGRVLLAKVDADTNPQLVQAFQAQSIPTVAALIGGRPLGLFVGALPEAQVRDVFEQVLAAAEENGVSGRLTVDGAAPADAVEQGEPEPEPLPPHHQAAYDAIEQGDYATAIQEYKTAIAQDPHDQMAVAGLAQVSLLDRLNGHTADDIRAAAAAGPSEVSAQLAVADLDISGGHVEDAFGRLLDLVPTVFGDDREALRVRLVEYFELIGAEDPRVVAARRRLASALY; from the coding sequence ATGACCAACGTCCCCCCGACCCCGTCCGGTCTCCGCGGAGCAGTCGACCTGTCATCCCTGGTCGACCGTGCGCAGCGGCCGCAACAGCCGTCCACCGCCGGTCCCGCGGGTGTGCCTGCCGGCGCCGGCCCCGGAACACCCGGTACGCCCGGCGTTCCCGGTGGTGAGACCGGCGCGGACCTGACCGTCCCGTCGCTCGTCCTCGACGTCACCGACCAGACGTTCCAGGACGTCCTCCAGCTGTCCTCGATCGTCCCGGTGATCGTCGACATCTGGGCCGAGTGGTGCGGACCGTGCAAGCAGCTGTCGCCGATCCTCGAGCAGCTGACCGCCGAGTACGACGGCCGCGTGCTGCTCGCCAAGGTCGACGCCGACACGAACCCGCAGCTCGTGCAGGCGTTCCAGGCGCAGTCGATCCCGACCGTGGCCGCGCTCATCGGCGGACGCCCCCTCGGGCTCTTCGTCGGTGCGCTGCCCGAGGCCCAGGTCCGTGACGTCTTCGAGCAGGTGCTCGCCGCCGCCGAGGAGAACGGTGTCTCCGGCCGCCTGACGGTCGACGGTGCGGCCCCGGCCGACGCCGTCGAGCAGGGCGAACCGGAACCCGAACCCCTGCCGCCGCACCACCAGGCCGCGTACGACGCGATCGAGCAGGGCGACTACGCCACGGCGATCCAGGAGTACAAGACCGCCATCGCGCAGGACCCGCACGACCAGATGGCCGTGGCGGGACTCGCACAGGTGTCGCTCCTCGACCGGCTGAACGGCCACACCGCGGACGACATCCGTGCCGCCGCGGCCGCCGGGCCGTCCGAGGTGTCGGCGCAGCTCGCCGTCGCCGACCTCGACATCTCGGGCGGACACGTCGAGGACGCCTTCGGGCGCCTGCTCGACCTCGTCCCGACGGTGTTCGGCGACGACCGTGAGGCCCTGCGCGTGCGGCTCGTCGAGTACTTCGAGCTCATCGGTGCGGAGGACCCGCGCGTCGTCGCGGCCCGCCGTCGCCTGGCGAGCGCCCTGTACTGA
- a CDS encoding alpha/beta family hydrolase, translating into MSDEIRSNTELPARRTDVELVTDDHLTLVGELAEPLDRPARGTIVTLHPLPTAHGFMDSHVLKKAAARLPALADIAVLRFNFRSVTSPRGTSEGVFGDGVSEGFDLRAAVTDVVERGLPTPWLVGWSFGTEVVLKHALEHVEAGRVAGVVLLSPPLHRTTDEELARWADASVPVVALVPEHDDFLQPDEAARRFAIAPNVRVVPVEGAKHLWVGERYVRIVLDAIADLVVPGSAPLPTHLPL; encoded by the coding sequence ATGAGCGACGAGATCCGCTCGAACACGGAGCTGCCCGCGCGGCGCACCGACGTCGAGCTCGTGACCGACGACCACCTCACGCTCGTGGGCGAGCTGGCGGAGCCGCTCGACCGACCGGCGCGCGGCACGATCGTCACCCTGCACCCGCTGCCCACCGCGCACGGCTTCATGGACTCCCACGTGCTCAAGAAGGCGGCCGCGCGGCTCCCCGCCCTTGCCGACATCGCGGTCCTCCGCTTCAACTTCCGCTCGGTGACCTCACCACGTGGTACGTCCGAGGGCGTGTTCGGTGACGGCGTCTCCGAGGGATTCGACCTCCGCGCCGCGGTGACCGACGTCGTCGAGCGCGGACTCCCGACACCGTGGCTGGTCGGCTGGTCGTTCGGTACCGAGGTCGTCCTCAAGCACGCGCTCGAACACGTCGAGGCCGGCCGGGTCGCCGGCGTGGTCCTGCTGTCGCCACCGCTGCACCGCACCACCGACGAGGAACTCGCCCGCTGGGCGGACGCGTCGGTGCCGGTCGTCGCCCTGGTGCCCGAGCACGACGACTTCCTGCAGCCGGACGAGGCGGCACGCCGCTTCGCGATCGCGCCGAACGTGCGGGTGGTCCCCGTCGAGGGTGCGAAGCACCTCTGGGTGGGGGAACGGTACGTGCGGATCGTGCTCGACGCGATCGCGGACCTCGTCGTGCCGGGCAGCGCACCGCTGCCGACGCACCTGCCGCTCTAG
- a CDS encoding tyrosine recombinase XerC translates to MAERTDGRLAVVVDAFLSHARYARGLSEQTVRAYANDLEQLVTFSAARGVESVGDLGLELLRDWLWDADHRGLARSTIARRSSSVRAFTRWASESGVLAVDPGVRLRAPKGAAHLPRVVSSDQVRSILDGLAGRAAADDPVALRDLAVVELLYAAAIRVSELVGIDVLDLDRERLTVRVLGKGGRERVVPFGVPARDALEAWLDRGRPVVAARSEGSDPRALFLGDRGARLGVRGAYRIVARLLQDLPGEGPSGPHTFRHTAATHLLDGGADLRAVQELLGHASLGTTQIYTHVSSARLREVYRTAHPRA, encoded by the coding sequence GTGGCGGAGCGGACGGACGGACGACTGGCGGTGGTGGTCGACGCCTTCCTCTCCCATGCGCGGTACGCCCGGGGGCTCAGCGAGCAGACGGTCCGGGCGTACGCGAACGACCTCGAGCAGCTGGTCACGTTCAGCGCAGCCCGTGGAGTCGAGTCGGTCGGTGACCTGGGGCTCGAACTCCTCCGCGACTGGCTGTGGGACGCCGACCACCGCGGACTCGCGCGGTCGACGATCGCGCGCCGATCGTCATCCGTGCGGGCGTTCACCCGCTGGGCGAGCGAGTCCGGGGTGCTGGCCGTCGATCCGGGTGTGCGGCTCCGGGCTCCGAAGGGCGCGGCGCACCTGCCGCGGGTGGTGTCGTCGGACCAGGTGCGTTCGATCCTGGACGGGCTGGCGGGACGTGCCGCGGCGGACGACCCGGTGGCGCTGCGTGACCTCGCCGTCGTGGAGCTCCTGTACGCGGCGGCCATCCGGGTGAGCGAACTCGTCGGCATCGACGTGCTCGACCTGGACCGCGAGCGCCTCACCGTCCGGGTGCTCGGCAAGGGCGGGCGCGAGCGCGTCGTGCCGTTCGGCGTGCCGGCCCGTGACGCGCTCGAGGCGTGGCTGGACCGCGGGCGGCCCGTCGTCGCGGCGCGGTCCGAGGGCTCCGACCCTCGTGCGCTGTTCCTCGGCGACCGGGGCGCGCGGCTCGGGGTCCGTGGCGCCTACCGGATCGTGGCACGGCTGCTCCAGGACCTGCCGGGCGAGGGGCCGAGCGGTCCGCACACCTTCCGGCACACGGCCGCGACGCACTTGCTCGACGGGGGAGCGGACCTCCGTGCCGTGCAGGAGTTGCTCGGTCACGCCAGCCTCGGCACCACGCAGATCTACACGCACGTCTCGTCGGCGCGACTCCGGGAGGTCTACCGGACGGCACACCCGCGCGCCTGA
- a CDS encoding M23 family metallopeptidase, with protein MRSGPPPRPGSAVAFPVARHRTAAPLVRLVLLVGSLLVGSLLAGSVLAGTAPVRADAAGAAGADAAGADASGADASGAEASGADAGSDETPVTGSDAAAPWVWPTGTRVVVRPWDAPADDYSAGHRGLDVPAALGTAAVAVDDGTVAFAGSVGGRQVVTVDHGDGLVSTLDSISPKVAAGDVVEQGDEVGAVAVGHCPAAVPCLHLGARIDGRYVNPTPYLPAAEWPVLLPESAWDG; from the coding sequence ATGCGATCCGGCCCACCTCCGCGACCCGGCTCTGCCGTCGCGTTCCCCGTGGCGCGGCACCGCACCGCCGCTCCGCTCGTGCGGCTCGTGCTGCTCGTCGGCTCGCTGCTCGTCGGATCGCTGCTCGCCGGGTCGGTGCTCGCCGGGACGGCCCCGGTCCGTGCCGACGCTGCCGGTGCTGCCGGTGCTGACGCAGCCGGCGCTGACGCGTCCGGTGCTGACGCGTCGGGTGCTGAGGCGTCGGGTGCTGACGCCGGCTCCGACGAGACCCCAGTCACCGGGTCGGATGCGGCCGCGCCGTGGGTGTGGCCGACCGGCACGAGGGTGGTCGTCCGGCCGTGGGATGCACCCGCGGACGACTACTCGGCGGGGCACCGGGGACTGGACGTCCCGGCGGCGCTCGGCACAGCGGCCGTCGCGGTCGACGACGGCACCGTGGCGTTCGCCGGATCGGTCGGCGGACGTCAGGTGGTGACCGTCGACCACGGCGACGGGCTGGTCAGCACGCTCGACTCGATCTCGCCCAAGGTCGCGGCAGGAGACGTCGTGGAACAGGGCGACGAGGTCGGCGCTGTTGCCGTCGGCCACTGCCCGGCTGCCGTGCCGTGTCTGCACCTCGGTGCCCGGATCGATGGTCGGTACGTCAACCCGACGCCGTACCTGCCGGCCGCCGAGTGGCCGGTGCTGCTGCCCGAGAGCGCCTGGGACGGCTGA